From Fusarium oxysporum f. sp. lycopersici 4287 chromosome 13, whole genome shotgun sequence, one genomic window encodes:
- a CDS encoding chitin synthase, giving the protein MGFNPQGQGNGPNYDAPREMQDLPAGQAYHFRESDETAAARVSPVSNPYEPDYDQLSPPPPLGAQRPVPEQNESSRDLLHSSYQGSVGHNSFDGHSFGHNSYGPGAFGHYPADQHGRMPGSPGYEYPEPEYDVEASRLAESRLSVMHRAPTMQDWGQNGEALSVPDFAHGRPDSTYQEFDVDESWMMRQQQNQLAGGLGRSKTRKVKLVQGSVLSIDYPVPSAIKNAVEPRYRSGPGSMEEEFTKMRYTAATCDPNDFTLRNGFNLRPKMYNRHTELLIAITYYNEDKVLLARTLHGTMQNIRDIVNLKRSKFWNKGGPAWQKIVVCLVFDGIDKVDKNVFDVLATVGIYQDGVLKKDVNGKETVAHIFEYTSQVSVTPDQQLVRPDPDKPHRNLPPVQFIFCLKQKNSKKINSHRWLFNAFGRILNPEVAILIDAGTKPGPRALLSLWEGFYNDRDLGGACGEIHVMLGKGGKMLLNPLVAVQNFEYKISNVLDKPLESAFGYVSVLPGAFSAYRFRAIMGRPLEQYFHGDHTLSKSLGKKGIDGMNIFKKNMFLAEDRILCFELVAKASQKWHLSYIKASKGETDVPEGAAEFIGQRRRWLNGSFAMSLYSLMHFGRMYGSGHNLIRLFFLHIQFVYNLVNVLFSWFSLAAFYLTTTIIMKLVGTPQVLSEYHGWPFGDTATPIVNVLIKYIYIAFLVLQFVLALGNRPKGAQYTYVLSFMVFGLIQLYLLVLTGYLVYRAFTGTPIEEQISFESGKAFFDSFFGGDTGVAGLIIIALFTIYGLNYIASFLYLDPWHMFHSFPQYLVLMSTYINILMVYAFNNWHDVSWGTKGSDTAEALPSAMIVKDEKGKEAVVEEIEQEQEDIDSKFEKVVWRALAPMSEMAEEKPEKKDVEDSYKSFRTGLVILWLLCNIVLIVVVTTDDFITLGVSKAADVRTPTYFRVLLYSTAVLSIVRFFGFLWFIGRTGIMCCIARR; this is encoded by the exons ATGGGTTTTAATCCGCAAGGCCAAGGCAACGGCCCAAACTATGATGCGCCACGGGAAATGCAAGATTTACCAGCTGGCCAAGCT TACCACTTTCGCGAATCTGACGAAACAGCCGCCGCTCGTGTTTCTCCTGTGAGCAATCCTTACGAACCAGACTATGATCAATTGTCCCCTCCCCCTCCGCTGGGCGCACAACGACCCGTGCCCGAGCAGAATGAGTCGAGCCGCGATCTTCTACACAGTTCATACCAAGGCAGCGTAGGCCATAACAGCTTTGACGGCCATAGTTTTGGTCACAATAGCTATGGACCTGGTGCTTTTGGGCATTATCCTGCTGACCAGCACGGTCGCATGCCTGGGTCTCCGGGCTACGAATACCCAGAGCCTGAGTACGATGTCGAAGCTTCGCGTTTGGCAGAATCTCGTCTCTCCGTCATGCATCGCGCCCCTACGATGCAAGATTGGGGTCAGAATGGCGAGGCTCTGTCTGTTCCAGACTTTGCCCACGGACGCCCCGACTCAACGTACCAGGAGTTCGATGTCGACGAGAGCTGGATGATGCGACAGCAGCAGAACCAACTCGCAGGTGGTCTCGGTCGCTCAAAGACCCGTAAAGTCAAGCTCGTTCAGGGCTCCGTTCTCAGCATCGATTACCCCGTGCCCAGCGCCATCAAAAACGCCGTTGAACCGCGATACCGAAGCGGTCCCGGAAGCATGGAGGAGGAGTTCACAAAGATGCGCTACACAGCTGCTACATGCGACCCCAACGATTTCACCCTGCGAAACGGCTTTAACCTCCGCCCCAAGATGTACAACCGTCATACAGAACTGctcatcgccatcacctATTACAACGAGGACAAGGTGCTACTTGCGCGTACCCTCCACGGAACGATGCAGAACATTCGGGACATTGTGAACCTCAAACGCTCCAAGTTCTGGAACAAGGGCGGTCCTGCGTGGCAGAAGATCGTCGTTTGTCTCGTCTTTGATGGTATCGACAAGGTCGACAAGAACGTTTTCGACGTGCTCGCGACGGTTGGTATCTATCAAGATGGTGTTCTCAAAAAGGATGTCAATGGCAAAGAAACCGTCGCCCATATTTTCGAGTACACCAGCCAAGTCTCCGTGACACCCGATCAACAGCTCGTCCGTCCCGATCCCGACAAGCCTCATCGCAATCTCCCCCCCGTCCAGTTTATCTTCTGTctcaagcagaagaacagcAAGAAGATCAATTCGCATCGCTGGCTCTTCAATGCCTTTGGCCGCATTCTTAACCCGGAGGTCGCCATCCTCATTGATGCCGGAACGAAGCCCGGCCCCCGCGCCCTGCTGTCCCTCTGGGAGGGCTTCTACAACGATCGTGATCTCGGCGGCGCCTGTGGAGAGATCCATGTCATGCTTGGCAAGGGTGGAAAGATGCTTCTCAATCCACTCGTCGCGGTGCAGAATTTCGAGTATAAGATCTCCAACGTCCTCGATAAACCGCTCGAAAGTGCCTTTGGATATGTTAGTGTTTTGCCTGGTGCTTTCTCGGCGTATCGCTTCCGCGCTATCATGGGTAGACCTCTGGAGCAGTACTTTCACGGCGACCATACGCTCTCCAAATCATTGGGCAAGAAGGGTATTGACGGCATGAACATCTTCAAAAAGAACATGTTCCTTGCCGAGGATCGAATTCTCTGCTTCGAGTTAGTCGCAAAGGCCAGTCAAAAGTGGCATCTCAGCTATATCAAGGCCTCCAAGGGCGAGACAGATGTTCCCGAAGGCGCTGCTGAGTTTATCGGTCAGCGACGTCGATGGCTCAACGGATCTTTCGCTATGTCGCTCTATTCCCTCATGCATTTCGGTCGAATGTATGGATCGGGGCATAACCTCATTCGTCTATTTTTCTTGCACATCCAGTTCGTGTATAACTTGGTCAATGTGCTGTTCTCTTGGTTCTCGCTCGCGGCTTTCTacctcaccaccaccatcatcatgaagcttgTCGGAACGCCCCAGGTTCTCTCGGAATACCATGGCTGGCCATTCGGCGATACAGCCACGCCGATTGTCAACGTCCTGATCAAATACATATACATCGCCTTCCTCGTCCTTCAATTCGTCCTCGCTCTTGGAAACAGACCTAAAGGCGCACAATACACCTACGTCCTCTCCTTCATGGTGTTCGGTCTCATCCAGCTGTATCTTCTCGTCTTGACTGGTTATCTCGTGTACCGAGCTTTCACTGGAACGCCTATTGAGGAGCAGATCTCCTTCGAGTCCGGAAAAGCCTTCTTTGATAGTTTCTTCGGAGGCGATACCGGAGTCGCGGGACTGATCATTATTGCCCTCTTCACCATTTATGGTCTCAACTACATCGCATCCTTCTTATACCTCGACCCGTGGCACATGTTCCACTCGTTCCCTCAGTATCTCGTCCTCATGTCCACGTACATCAACATCCTGATGGTCTACGCCTTCAACAACTGGCACGATGTGTCATGGGGAACAAAGGGCTCTGATACTGCCGAAGCTCTGCCATCAGCCATGATcgtcaaggatgagaagggcaaggaagCTGTGGTCGAGGAAATTGAGCAGGAACAGGAGGATATCGACAGCAAGTTCGAGAAGGTCGTCTGGCGAGCTCTCGCACCCATGAGCGAAATGGCAGAGGAAAAgcccgagaagaaggacgtCGAAGATTCGTACAAGTCTTTCCGAACTGGTCTTGTTATTCTCTGGCTTCTCTGTAATATTGTTCTCATCGTCGTTGTCACCACAGACGATTTCATCACTCTCGGCGTCTCA AAAGCAGCAGACGTCCGCACGCCTACGTATTTCCGTGTTCTTCTTTACTCGACAGCTGTGCTGTCTATTGTACGCTTCTTCGGCTTCCTTTGGTTCATTGGACGAACCGGCATCATGTGCTGCATTGCGAGACGATAA